From one Lolium rigidum isolate FL_2022 chromosome 4, APGP_CSIRO_Lrig_0.1, whole genome shotgun sequence genomic stretch:
- the LOC124705714 gene encoding alpha-galactosidase-like isoform X2, with protein MARASSSSLLLLLLAVAATAVAGARVPGSGTGRGLPLDGNATSVELRARRRRAFENGLGKTPQMGWNSWNHFYCGVNENIIRETADALVNTGLAKLGYQYVNIDDCWAELNRDYQGNMVPNKQTFPSGIKALADYVHAKGLKLGIYSDAGTQTCSNRMPGSLDHEEQDVKTFTSWGVDYLKYDNCNDAGRSVMDRYTKMSNAMKKYGKNIFFSLCEWGKENPATWAGSMGNSWRTTDDIADNWGSMTSRADQNDKWAAYAGPGGWNDPDMLEVGNGGMTEAEYRSHFSIWALAKAPLLIGCDVRSMNQATKNIISNSEVIAVNQDSLGVQGKKVQSDNGLEVWAGPLSGNRKAVVLWNRQGYQATITAYWSSVGLPASATVTVHDLWAHSSSSAQGQISASVAPHDCKMYILTPK; from the exons ATGGCGCGCGCCTCGAGCTCGTCGCTGCTGCTCTTGCTGCTcgccgtggcggcgacggcggtggccggAGCCCGGGTGCCTGGGTCTGGGACCGGGAGAGGCCTGCCGCTGGACGGGAACGCGACGTCGGTCGAgctgcgggcgcggcggcggagggcgttcGAGAACGGCCTCGGCAAGACGCCGCAGATGGG GTGGAACAGCTGGAACCACTTCTACTGCGGCGTCAACGAGAATATCATCAGGGAGACGG CTGATGCACTGGTCAACACTGGTCTGGCGAAATTGGGCTATCAGTATGTTAACATAG ATGATTGCTGGGCAGAACTGAACAGGGACTACCAG GGTAACATGGTTCCGAATAAGCAAACATTTCCCTCTGGCATCAAAGCGCTTGCAGATTATGTGCACGCAAAAGGGTTGAAGCTTGGTATTTACAGTGATGCTGG GACACAAACGTGCAGTAACAGAATGCCAGGATCACTTGATCACGAAGAGCAAGATGTGAAAACCTTCACGTCTTGG GGAGTAGATTATCTGAAGTACGACAACTGCAATGATGCTGGCAGGAGTGTCATGGACAG ATACACTAAAATGAGCAATGCCATGAAGAAATACGGAAAGAATATCTTCTTCTCGCTCTGTGAATG GGGGAAGGAAAACCCTGCTACATGGGCAGGTAGCATGGGTAATAGCTGGAGGACAACTGACGACATCGCCGACAACTGGGGCAG CATGACATCCCGCGCGGAccagaatgacaagtgggccgccTACGCTGGACCAGGTGGATGGAACG ATCCTGACATGCTTGAGGTTGGGAATGGTGGGATGACTGAAGCTGAGTACCGCTCGCACTTCAGCATCTGGGCACTTGCCAAG GCTCCACTTCTGATCGGGTGCGATGTGCGCTCGATGAACCAGGCGACAAAAAACATAATCAGTAACTCTGAGGTCATCGCTGTCAACCAAG ATAGCCTAGGCGTCCAGGGAAAGAAGGTGCAGTCTGATAATGGTTTGGAG GTATGGGCTGGTCCGCTCAGCGGCAACAGGAAGGCTGTGGTTCTATGGAACAGGCAGGGGTACCAGGCAACCATCACTGCATACTGGTCAAGCGTTGGGCTTCCTGCATCCGCCACCGTCACTGTTCATGATCTATGGGCG
- the LOC124705714 gene encoding alpha-galactosidase-like isoform X1 — translation MARASSSSLLLLLLAVAATAVAGARVPGSGTGRGLPLDGNATSVELRARRRRAFENGLGKTPQMGWNSWNHFYCGVNENIIRETADALVNTGLAKLGYQYVNIDDCWAELNRDYQGNMVPNKQTFPSGIKALADYVHAKGLKLGIYSDAGTQTCSNRMPGSLDHEEQDVKTFTSWGVDYLKYDNCNDAGRSVMDRYTKMSNAMKKYGKNIFFSLCEWGKENPATWAGSMGNSWRTTDDIADNWGSMTSRADQNDKWAAYAGPGGWNDPDMLEVGNGGMTEAEYRSHFSIWALAKAPLLIGCDVRSMNQATKNIISNSEVIAVNQDSLGVQGKKVQSDNGLEVWAGPLSGNRKAVVLWNRQGYQATITAYWSSVGLPASATVTVHDLWAHSSSSAGQAPGSPEGQISASVAPHDCKMYILTPK, via the exons ATGGCGCGCGCCTCGAGCTCGTCGCTGCTGCTCTTGCTGCTcgccgtggcggcgacggcggtggccggAGCCCGGGTGCCTGGGTCTGGGACCGGGAGAGGCCTGCCGCTGGACGGGAACGCGACGTCGGTCGAgctgcgggcgcggcggcggagggcgttcGAGAACGGCCTCGGCAAGACGCCGCAGATGGG GTGGAACAGCTGGAACCACTTCTACTGCGGCGTCAACGAGAATATCATCAGGGAGACGG CTGATGCACTGGTCAACACTGGTCTGGCGAAATTGGGCTATCAGTATGTTAACATAG ATGATTGCTGGGCAGAACTGAACAGGGACTACCAG GGTAACATGGTTCCGAATAAGCAAACATTTCCCTCTGGCATCAAAGCGCTTGCAGATTATGTGCACGCAAAAGGGTTGAAGCTTGGTATTTACAGTGATGCTGG GACACAAACGTGCAGTAACAGAATGCCAGGATCACTTGATCACGAAGAGCAAGATGTGAAAACCTTCACGTCTTGG GGAGTAGATTATCTGAAGTACGACAACTGCAATGATGCTGGCAGGAGTGTCATGGACAG ATACACTAAAATGAGCAATGCCATGAAGAAATACGGAAAGAATATCTTCTTCTCGCTCTGTGAATG GGGGAAGGAAAACCCTGCTACATGGGCAGGTAGCATGGGTAATAGCTGGAGGACAACTGACGACATCGCCGACAACTGGGGCAG CATGACATCCCGCGCGGAccagaatgacaagtgggccgccTACGCTGGACCAGGTGGATGGAACG ATCCTGACATGCTTGAGGTTGGGAATGGTGGGATGACTGAAGCTGAGTACCGCTCGCACTTCAGCATCTGGGCACTTGCCAAG GCTCCACTTCTGATCGGGTGCGATGTGCGCTCGATGAACCAGGCGACAAAAAACATAATCAGTAACTCTGAGGTCATCGCTGTCAACCAAG ATAGCCTAGGCGTCCAGGGAAAGAAGGTGCAGTCTGATAATGGTTTGGAG GTATGGGCTGGTCCGCTCAGCGGCAACAGGAAGGCTGTGGTTCTATGGAACAGGCAGGGGTACCAGGCAACCATCACTGCATACTGGTCAAGCGTTGGGCTTCCTGCATCCGCCACCGTCACTGTTCATGATCTATGGGCG CACTCGTCATCCTCCGCTGGGCAAGCACCCGGTTCGCCGGAGGGGCAAATATCCGCCTCGGTGGCGCCTCATGACTGCAAGATGTACATCCTGACACCAAAGTAA